Proteins from one Camelina sativa cultivar DH55 chromosome 8, Cs, whole genome shotgun sequence genomic window:
- the LOC104708803 gene encoding cell division control protein 48 homolog E-like yields MSNKPESSDSKPKKEDFSTKILERKKSPNRLVVDEAINDDNSVVSLHPATMEKLQLFRGDTILVKGKKRKDTVCIALADETCEEPKIRMNKVVRSNLRVRLGDVISVHQCPDVKYGNRVHILPVDDTVEGVTGNLFDAFLKPYFLEAYRPVRKGDLFLVRGGMRSVEFKVIETDPGEFCVVAPDTEIFCEGEPVKREDEERLDEVGYDDVGGVRKQMAQIRELVELPLRHPQLFKSIGVKPPKGILLYGPPGSGKTLIARAVANETGAFFFCINGPEIMSKLAGESESNLRKAFEEAEKNAPSIIFIDEIDSIAPKRDKTNGEVERRIVSQLLTLMDGLKSRAHVIVMGATNRPNSIDPALRRFGRFDREIDIGVPDEIGRLEVLRIHTKNMKLAEDVDLERISKDTHGYVGADLAALCTEAALQCIREKMDVIDLEDDSIDAEILNSMAVSNEHFHTALGNSNPSALRETVVEVPNVSWEDIGGLENVKRELQETVQYPVEHPEKFEKFGMSPSKGVLFYGPPGCGKTLLAKAIANECQANFISVKGPELLTMWFGESEANVREIFDKARQSAPCVLFFDELDSIATQRGNSVGDAGGAADRVLNQLLTEMDGMNAKKTVFIIGATNRPDIIDPALLRPGRLDQLIYIPLPDEDSRLNIFKACLRKSPVAKDVDVTALAKYTQGFSGADITEICQRACKYAIRENIEKDIEKERKRSANPEAMEEDMVDDEVSEIRAAHFEESMKYARRSVSDADIRKYQAFAQTLQQSRGFGSEFRFDQTATGRTTGTAAADPFATSAAAADDDDLYN; encoded by the exons ATGTCTAACAAACCCGAATCATCCGACTC GAAACCTAAGAAGGAGGATTTCAGTACTAAGATTCTCGAGAGGAAGAAGTCTCCCAACCGACTTGTTGTTGATGAAGCTATTAATGATGACAACTCTGTCGTCTCTCTCCATCCTGCCACCATGGAAAAGCTCCAGCTTTTCCGAGGCGATACAATTCTCGTCAag GGTAAGAAGAGGAAGGACACTGTGTGCATTGCCCTTGCTGATGAAACATGTGAGGAACCCAAGATCAGAATGAATAAGGTTGTAAGGTCTAACTTGAGGGTTAGGCTGGGAGATGTTATTTCTGTTCACCAATGCCCTGATGTCAAGTATGGAAACCGTGTCCACATATTGCCCGTTGATGATACTGTTGAAGGTGTTACTGGAAACCTTTTTGATGCTTTCCTTAAAC CTTACTTCCTGGAGGCTTACCGCCCAGTGAGGAAGGGAGATCTTTTCCTAGTAAGAGGAGGAATGAGGAGTGTGGAGTTCAAAGTGATCGAGACTGATCCTGGTGAGTTCTGTGTGGTGGCTCCAGATACAGAGATCTTCTGTGAGGGTGAACCTGTTAAGAGGGAAGACGAAGAAAGGCTTGATGAGGTTGGTTATGACGATGTTGGTGGTGTCAGGAAACAGATGGCTCAGATTAGGGAATTGGTTGAACTTCCCTTGAGGCATCCACAACTCTTTAAATCAATTGGTGTGAAGCCACCAAAGGGTATTCTGCTATACGGACCTCCTGGATCCGGGAAGACTCTTATCGCTCGTGCTGTGGCTAATGAAACCGGAGCGTTCTTCTTCTGTATCAATGGACCGGAAATCATGTCGAAACTGGCTGGTGAGAGTGAGAGCAACCTCAGAAAAGCATTTGAGGAGGCTGAGAAGAATGCCCCTTCTATCATATTCATTGATGAGATTGACTCTATCGCACCAAAAAGAGACAAGACGAATGGAGAGGTTGAGAGGAGGATTGTCTCTCAGCTCCTTACGCTTATGGATGGTCTGAAATCTCGTGCTCATGTTATTGTTATGGGAGCAACAAATCGCCCCAACAGTATTGATCCAGCTTTGAGAAGGTTTGGAAGATTCGACAGGGAGATTGATATCGGTGTTCCCGATGAAATTGGACGTCTTGAAGTTCTTAGGATCCACACGAAGAACATGAAGCTAGCTGAAGAT gTGGATCTAGAAAGAATCTCCAAGGACACACATGGATATGTTGGAGCTGATCTTGCAGCTCTATGTACCGAAGCTGCCCTTCAATGTATCAGAGAGAAGATGGATGTGATTGACTTGGAAGATGACTCTATTGATGCCGAAATCCTCAATTCCATGGCGGTGTCTAATGAACACTTCCACACCGCTCTTGGAAACAGCAACCCATCCGCACTTCGCGAAACT GTTGTTGAGGTTCCAAATGTCTCCTGGGAGGATATTGGAGGTCTTGAGAATGTTAAGAGAGAGCTTCAGGAG ACTGTTCAATACCCTGTGGAGCATCCAGAGAAGTTCGAGAAGTTTGGAATGTCTCCATCAAAGGGAGTTCTTTTCTACGGTCCTCCTGGATGTGGGAAAACCCTTTTAGCCAAAGCTATAGCAAACGAGTGCCAAGCAAACTTCATCAGTGTCAAGGGACCGGAGCTTCTCACTATGTGGTTTGGAGAAAGTGAAGCCAACGTCCGTGAAATATTTGACAAGGCTCGTCAATCTGCTccttgtgttctgtttttcgATGAACTCGACTCCATTGCTACTCAGAGAGGAAACAGTGTGGGTGATGCAGGCGGTGCAGCTGATAGAGTGTTGAATCAGCTTCTGACAGAAATGGATGGAATGAACGCAAAGAAGACGGTATTCATTATTGGAGCAACTAACAGACCTGATATCATTGATCCAGCTCTTCTTCGACCTGGAAGACTCGACCAACTTATCTACATTCCTCTACCTGATGAAGATTCACGTCTCAATATCTTCAAGGCCTGCTTGAGAAAATCTCCTGTTGCTAAAGATGTAGATGTGACTGCACTCGCTAAGTACACCCAGGGATTCAGTGGTGCTGATATCACTGAGATCTGCCAGAGAGCTTGCAAGTACGCCATCAGAGAAAACATCGAAAAG GATATTGAGAAAGAGCGTAAAAGGAGCGCGAATCCAGAAGCAATGGAGGAAGATATGGTTGATGATGAAGTATCAGAGATTAGAGCGGCTCATTTCGAAGAGTCGATGAAATATGCAAGGAGAAGTGTGAGTGATGCTGATATTCGCAAGTACCAAGCTTTTGCTCAGACGCTGCAGCAGTCGAGAGGGTTTGGATCTGAGTTCAGGTTTGACCAAACCGCTACCGGACGCACTACTGGTACTGCAGCCGCTGATCCCTTTGCCACTTCTGCCGCTGCAGCTGATGACGACGATCTCTACAATTAG
- the LOC104708802 gene encoding lectin-like protein — MQQIHKLCFLALLILAHTTSAVNLSLKTSELVFLGDAELGPASDGVSRSGALSMTRDGNPFSHGQSLWSTPVPFKPSSNSSSPPYPFETSFTFSITTRVKPAPGHGLAFVVVPSIESSGPGPAGFLGIFNKTNNGNPNNHIFAVEFDVFQDKSFGDINDNHVGININSVSSIVAAKAGYWVQTRIGKSLLYSFKEVKLSNGERYKAWIEYRNSDVTVTLAPENVKKPKKPLIVAHLDLSKVFLEKMYPGFSGSMGRGVEHHDIWSWTFQNSAKRT; from the coding sequence ATGCAGCAGATTCATAAACTCTGTTTTCTTGCTCTGCTAATCTTAGCTCACACCACTTCCGCCGTCAACCTCAGCCTCAAAACCTCAGAGTTGGTCTTCCTTGGAGACGCTGAGCTTGGTCCTGCTTCTGATGGCGTCAGCCGCTCCGGAGCTCTCTCCATGACCCGAGACGGAAACCCATTCTCTCACGGCCAAAGTCTTTGGTCCACTCCTGTCCCTTTCAAGCCTtcttcaaactcttcttctcctccttatCCATTTGAAACTTCTTTCACTTTCTCCATTACTACTCGCGTCAAACCCGCCCCTGGTCACGGCCTCGCTTTCGTTGTCGTCCCCTCCATTGAGAGTAGCGGTCCTGGACCCGCTGGATTCCTCGGGAtcttcaacaaaaccaacaatgGCAACCCCAATAACCACATCTTTGCTGTCGAGTTCGACGTTTTTCAGGACAAGAGTTTTGGAGACATTAATGATAACCATGTCGGGATAAATATCAACTCTGTTAGTTCCATTGTTGCTGCTAAAGCTGGTTATTGGGTTCAGACAAGAATTGGGAAAAGTCTACTCTATTCGTTTAAGGAGGTCAAGCTGAGCAATGGAGAGAGGTACAAGGCTTGGATTGAGTACAGAAACTCCGATGTTACGGTCACACTCGCGCCAGAAAACGTCAAGAAACCTAAGAAGCCTTTGATCGTTGCCCATTTAGATCTCTCGAAggtttttcttgaaaaaatgtACCCTGGGTTTTCCGGTTCCATGGGCCGTGGCGTTGAGCATCACGACATTTGGAGCTGGACCTTCCAGAACAGTGCCAAGAGAACCTAA
- the LOC104708801 gene encoding membrane magnesium transporter: MNLGFVVGVFGVLILSHAAYSTIQYRGLLKIMEEEFSRPPMNVIVELIIGLALCMWAALTFPGKFLSIHPDSDENRAVSLPDNSEFMIFNHRGRLFPPQIDMKF; encoded by the exons ATGAATTTAGGGTTCGTAGTTGGAGTGTTCGGCGTTCTGATTCTCTCCCATGCCGCTTATTCAACAATCCAAT ATAGAGGATTGTTGAAGATCATGGAGGAAGAGTTTTCTCGACCACCGATGAAT GTTATTGTGGAGCTGATCATTGGACTAGCTCTCTGTATGTGGGCTGCTTTGACTTTCCCTGGGAAATTTCTCTCGATCCATCCGGATTCTGATGAAAACAG GGCGGTTTCTTTACCGGATAACTCTGAGTTCATGATATTTAACCACCGTGGCAGACTGTTCCCACCACAGATCGACatgaagttttaa